One genomic window of Solanum dulcamara chromosome 12, daSolDulc1.2, whole genome shotgun sequence includes the following:
- the LOC129877798 gene encoding uncharacterized protein LOC129877798, with the protein MRLSFGELILLHRVQDSLASTLSYRQYHHHFVMPDAIQSLEEIFHFYRPLLEEVHDRYGGLLILSCPLFKAADLWMILHMIGIIYMLLNDHLLVLVKCFSDPLFCGFLFVVFIICNSFLNL; encoded by the exons ATGAG GTTGAGCTTCGGGGAGCTAATACTTCTGCATCGAGTTCAAGATTCATTG GCATCAACTCTAAGTTACAGACAGTACCATCATCACTTTGTAATGCCTGATGCTATTCAGTCTCTGGAGGAAATCTTCCACTTTTACAGGCCACTACTTGAAGAGGTTCATGATAG GTATGGTGGCTTGCTGATCCTTTCATGTCCCCTCTTCAAGGCTGCTGATCTCTGGATGATTCTGCACATGATTGGAATTATTTATATGTTGCTCAATGATCATCTTCTGGTTCTTGTCAAATGCTTTAGTGATCCACTCTTTTGTGGATTCCTGTTTGttgttttcatcatttgtaataGTTTTCTCAACTTGTGA
- the LOC129876071 gene encoding chloride channel protein CLC-c-like isoform X1 — protein sequence MDNQVDIENDGGMIEEEKFDLERNFSSISESGSIREPLLKSKSRVNNTSQIAIVGANVYPIESLDYEIVENDLFKQDWRSRKKVQIFQYIFLKWTLVLLIGLSTGLVGFFNNIGVENIAGFKLLLTSNLMLEEKYFQAFAAFAGCNVVFATCAAALCAFIAPAAAGSGIPEVKAYLNGIDAHSILAPSTLLVKIFGSILGVSAGFVVGKEGPMVHTGACIANLLGQGGSRKYHLTWKWLRYFKNDRDRRDLITCGAAAGVAAAFRAPVGGVLFALEEIASWWRSALLWRTFFTTAIVAMVLRSLIQFCRGGNCGLFGQGGLIMFDVNSGVSNYNTIDVLALILIGVLGGLLGSLYNYLVDKVLRTYAVINERGPAFKILLVMSVSILTSCCSYGLPWLARCIPCPVGLEEKCPTIGRSGNYKNFQCPAGHYNDLASLFLNTNDDAIRNLFSSNNSNEFHISTLLIFFAGVYCLGIITYGIAIPSGLFIPVILAGASYGRIFGRALGSLSNLNVGLFSLLGAASFLGGTMRMTVSICVILLELTNNLLMLPLVMLVLLISKTVADIFNKGVYDQIVKMKGLPFLEAHAEPYMRHLVAGDVCSGPLLSFSGVEKVGNIVHALKYTRHNGFPVIDEPPFSESPELCGLVLRSHLLVLLNGKKFTKQRALSGSNILRRFHAFDFAKPGSGKGLKFEDLFITQEEMEMYVDLHPITNTSPYTVVETMSLAKAAILFRQLGLRHLCVVPKKTGRAPIVGILTRHDFMHEHISNLYPHLVPHK from the exons ATGGACAACCAAGTTGACATAGAGAATGATGGAGGGATGATTGAGGAAGAGAAATTTGATTTGGAGAGAAATTTTTCGTCAATTTCAGAGAGTGGTAGTATAAGAGAGCCTTTGCTCAAATCGAAGAGCAGAGTCAACAACACCTCCCAAATCGCTATTGTTGGAGCCAATGTTTACCCCATTGAAAGCCTCGACTACGA GATTGTAGAAAATGACCTTTTCAAACAAGACTGGAGATCTAGGAAGAAGGTTCAGATATTTCAATATATATTTCTCAAATGGACTCTTGTGCTCCTCATTGGATTGAGTACTGGACTCGTTGGTTTCTTTAATAACATAGGAGTGGAAAATATTGCTGGTTTCAAGCTTCTTCTGACTAGCAACTTAATGCTTGAGGAAAA ATATTTCCAGGCATTTGCTGCTTTTGCGGGTTGCAATGTGGTTTTTGCAACTTGTGCCGCAGCCCTCTGTGCATTTATTGCACCTGCAGCTGCAGGCTCTGGTATACCTGAAGTAAAAGCATATCTAAATGGTATCGATGCTCATTCCATTTTGGCTCCAAGTACATTACTTGTCAAG ATCTTTGGATCCATTTTGGGCGTTTCTGCTGGATTTGTTGTTGGCAAGGAAGGACCCATGGTCCATACTGGTGCTTGCATAGCAAACTTACTTGGACAGGGGGGTTCCCGCAAGTATCATTTAACTTGGAAATGGCTAAGATACTTCAAAAACGACCGTGATCGTAGGGATTTGATCACTTGTGGTGCTGCTGCTGGTGTTGCAGCTGCTTTCCGTGCCCCGGTTGGAGGAGTTCTTTTTGCTCTTGAGGAAATAGCATCAtg GTGGCGAAGTGCTTTACTTTGGAGGACTTTCTTCACAACTGCCATCGTTGCTATGGTTCTCAGATCTCTCATACAATTCTGTCGCGGTGGGAACTGTGGACTATTTGGCCAAGGAGGTTTGATAATGTTTGACGTCAATTCAGGAGTATCTAATTACAACACAATAGATGTATTGGCACTTATCTTAATTGGAGTACTTGGAGGTCTTCTGGGAAGCCTTTATAACTATCTTGTCGACAAGGTCCTTCGGACTTACGCCGTCATTAATGA GAGAGGTCCTGCTTTCAAGATCTTGCTTGTCATGAGTGTTTCTATCCTGACTTCTTGTTGCTCTTATGGCCTACCATGGCTGGCAAGGTGCATTCCATGTCCTGTAGGCTTGGAGGAAAAATGCCCAACTATAGGTCGCTCTGGAAACTACAAGAATTTCCAGTGTCCAGCAGGGCATTACAATGATCTCGCATCACTCTTTCTGAACACCAATGATGATGCCATCCGCAATTTGTTTAGttcaaataattcaaatgaaTTTCACATCTCTACACTTCTAATCTTCTTTGCTGGGGTATATTGCCTTGGCATTATTACCTATGGAATTGCTATTCCTTCTGGACTCTTCATCCCTGTCATACTTGCTGGAGCCTCCTATGGGCGTATTTTTGGTAGAGCCTTGGGTTCGTTGTCCAATCTTAATGTTGGTCTGTTTTCGCTACTTGGTGCTGCGTCTTTCCTTGGTGGTACCATGAGAATGACAGTATCAATTTGTGTCATACTCCTTGAGCTTACAAACAATCTACTAATGCTTCCATTGGTGATGCTTGTTCTCCTCATATCAAAAACTGTGGCTGATATTTTTAACAAGGGTGTCTATGACCAGATTGTGAAAATGAAAGGTTTGCCTTTCTTGGAAGCACATGCTGAACCATATATGAGGCATTTGGTTGCTGGAGATGTCTGTTCTGGGCCATTATTGTCATTTTCAGGTGTGGAGAAGGTGGGGAACATAGTACATGCTTTGAAGTATACTAGGCATAATGGCTTTCCTGTGATTGATGAGCCACCTTTCTCAGAGTCACCAGAGTTATGTGGGCTTGTTCTACGTTCACATTTACTTGTTTTGCTCAATGGAAAGAAATTCACGAAACAGCGTGCATTGAGTGGCTCCAATATTTTGAGGAGGTTTCATGCATTTGATTTTGCTAAGCCAGGATCAGGTAAGGGGCTTAAGTTTGAGGATCTCTTCATCACGCAGGAGGAGATGGAAATGTATGTTGATCTCCATCCTATAACAAATACATCGCCATACACAGTAGTGGAGACCATGTCTCTGGCCAAAGCTGCAATCCTTTTCCGACAACTTGGTCTTAGACACTTGTGTGTTGTCCCAAAGAAAACTGGG AGGGCTCCAATCGTCGGAATCTTAACAAGGCATGACTTCATGCATGAGCATATATCTAATCTCTACCCGCATCTTGTCCCCCACAAGTAG
- the LOC129876071 gene encoding chloride channel protein CLC-c-like isoform X2: MDNQVDIENDGGMIEEEKFDLERNFSSISESGSIREPLLKSKSRVNNTSQIAIVGANVYPIESLDYEIVENDLFKQDWRSRKKVQIFQYIFLKWTLVLLIGLSTGLVGFFNNIGVENIAGFKLLLTSNLMLEEKYFQAFAAFAGCNVVFATCAAALCAFIAPAAAGSGIPEVKAYLNGIDAHSILAPSTLLVKIFGSILGVSAGFVVGKEGPMVHTGACIANLLGQGGSRKYHLTWKWLRYFKNDRDRRDLITCGAAAGVAAAFRAPVGGVLFALEEIASWWRSALLWRTFFTTAIVAMVLRSLIQFCRGGNCGLFGQGGLIMFDVNSGVSNYNTIDVLALILIGVLGGLLGSLYNYLVDKVLRTYAVINERGPAFKILLVMSVSILTSCCSYGLPWLARCIPCPVGLEEKCPTIGRSGNYKNFQCPAGHYNDLASLFLNTNDDAIRNLFSSNNSNEFHISTLLIFFAGVYCLGIITYGIAIPSGLFIPVILAGASYGRIFGRALGSLSNLNVGLFSLLGAASFLGGTMRMTVSICVILLELTNNLLMLPLVMLVLLISKTVADIFNKGVYDQIVKMKGLPFLEAHAEPYMRHLVAGDVCSGPLLSFSGVEKVGNIVHALKYTRHNGFPVIDEPPFSESPELCGLVLRSHLLVLLNGKKFTKQRALSGSNILRRFHAFDFAKPGSGKGLKFEDLFITQEEMEMYVDLHPITNTSPYTVVETMSLAKAAILFRQLGLRHLCVVPKKTGIGLLHNVYDLHPQV; the protein is encoded by the exons ATGGACAACCAAGTTGACATAGAGAATGATGGAGGGATGATTGAGGAAGAGAAATTTGATTTGGAGAGAAATTTTTCGTCAATTTCAGAGAGTGGTAGTATAAGAGAGCCTTTGCTCAAATCGAAGAGCAGAGTCAACAACACCTCCCAAATCGCTATTGTTGGAGCCAATGTTTACCCCATTGAAAGCCTCGACTACGA GATTGTAGAAAATGACCTTTTCAAACAAGACTGGAGATCTAGGAAGAAGGTTCAGATATTTCAATATATATTTCTCAAATGGACTCTTGTGCTCCTCATTGGATTGAGTACTGGACTCGTTGGTTTCTTTAATAACATAGGAGTGGAAAATATTGCTGGTTTCAAGCTTCTTCTGACTAGCAACTTAATGCTTGAGGAAAA ATATTTCCAGGCATTTGCTGCTTTTGCGGGTTGCAATGTGGTTTTTGCAACTTGTGCCGCAGCCCTCTGTGCATTTATTGCACCTGCAGCTGCAGGCTCTGGTATACCTGAAGTAAAAGCATATCTAAATGGTATCGATGCTCATTCCATTTTGGCTCCAAGTACATTACTTGTCAAG ATCTTTGGATCCATTTTGGGCGTTTCTGCTGGATTTGTTGTTGGCAAGGAAGGACCCATGGTCCATACTGGTGCTTGCATAGCAAACTTACTTGGACAGGGGGGTTCCCGCAAGTATCATTTAACTTGGAAATGGCTAAGATACTTCAAAAACGACCGTGATCGTAGGGATTTGATCACTTGTGGTGCTGCTGCTGGTGTTGCAGCTGCTTTCCGTGCCCCGGTTGGAGGAGTTCTTTTTGCTCTTGAGGAAATAGCATCAtg GTGGCGAAGTGCTTTACTTTGGAGGACTTTCTTCACAACTGCCATCGTTGCTATGGTTCTCAGATCTCTCATACAATTCTGTCGCGGTGGGAACTGTGGACTATTTGGCCAAGGAGGTTTGATAATGTTTGACGTCAATTCAGGAGTATCTAATTACAACACAATAGATGTATTGGCACTTATCTTAATTGGAGTACTTGGAGGTCTTCTGGGAAGCCTTTATAACTATCTTGTCGACAAGGTCCTTCGGACTTACGCCGTCATTAATGA GAGAGGTCCTGCTTTCAAGATCTTGCTTGTCATGAGTGTTTCTATCCTGACTTCTTGTTGCTCTTATGGCCTACCATGGCTGGCAAGGTGCATTCCATGTCCTGTAGGCTTGGAGGAAAAATGCCCAACTATAGGTCGCTCTGGAAACTACAAGAATTTCCAGTGTCCAGCAGGGCATTACAATGATCTCGCATCACTCTTTCTGAACACCAATGATGATGCCATCCGCAATTTGTTTAGttcaaataattcaaatgaaTTTCACATCTCTACACTTCTAATCTTCTTTGCTGGGGTATATTGCCTTGGCATTATTACCTATGGAATTGCTATTCCTTCTGGACTCTTCATCCCTGTCATACTTGCTGGAGCCTCCTATGGGCGTATTTTTGGTAGAGCCTTGGGTTCGTTGTCCAATCTTAATGTTGGTCTGTTTTCGCTACTTGGTGCTGCGTCTTTCCTTGGTGGTACCATGAGAATGACAGTATCAATTTGTGTCATACTCCTTGAGCTTACAAACAATCTACTAATGCTTCCATTGGTGATGCTTGTTCTCCTCATATCAAAAACTGTGGCTGATATTTTTAACAAGGGTGTCTATGACCAGATTGTGAAAATGAAAGGTTTGCCTTTCTTGGAAGCACATGCTGAACCATATATGAGGCATTTGGTTGCTGGAGATGTCTGTTCTGGGCCATTATTGTCATTTTCAGGTGTGGAGAAGGTGGGGAACATAGTACATGCTTTGAAGTATACTAGGCATAATGGCTTTCCTGTGATTGATGAGCCACCTTTCTCAGAGTCACCAGAGTTATGTGGGCTTGTTCTACGTTCACATTTACTTGTTTTGCTCAATGGAAAGAAATTCACGAAACAGCGTGCATTGAGTGGCTCCAATATTTTGAGGAGGTTTCATGCATTTGATTTTGCTAAGCCAGGATCAGGTAAGGGGCTTAAGTTTGAGGATCTCTTCATCACGCAGGAGGAGATGGAAATGTATGTTGATCTCCATCCTATAACAAATACATCGCCATACACAGTAGTGGAGACCATGTCTCTGGCCAAAGCTGCAATCCTTTTCCGACAACTTGGTCTTAGACACTTGTGTGTTGTCCCAAAGAAAACTGGG ATCGGTTTATTACATAACGTGTATGATCTGCATCCACAAGTTTGA